A window from Halomicrobium urmianum encodes these proteins:
- a CDS encoding ABC transporter ATP-binding protein: MRLRRVGIVFQRFHLLPALTARSNVALPLLEQGVPRSERRSRAEGRLEAVGMGDRVSHRPGELSGGEQQRVAVARALVTDPDVLIADEPTGELDTTTGARIIELLGEVAEYRSVVVASHDERVIAAADRVIELRDGSVVSDSG; encoded by the coding sequence CTGCGGCTCCGTCGGGTCGGCATCGTCTTCCAGCGGTTCCACCTGCTGCCCGCGCTGACGGCGCGGTCAAACGTCGCCCTGCCGCTACTGGAGCAGGGCGTGCCGCGGAGCGAGCGCCGCTCCCGCGCCGAGGGGCGGCTTGAAGCGGTCGGGATGGGCGACCGCGTCTCCCACCGGCCCGGGGAACTGAGCGGCGGCGAGCAGCAGCGGGTCGCCGTGGCCCGCGCGCTGGTCACCGACCCGGACGTGCTGATCGCCGACGAGCCCACGGGCGAACTCGACACGACCACCGGGGCCCGCATCATCGAACTGCTGGGCGAGGTCGCCGAGTACCGCTCGGTAGTCGTCGCCAGCCACGACGAGCGGGTCATCGCGGCGGCCGACAGGGTGATCGAACTACGGGACGGCTCCGTCGTCAGTGATTCCGGATGA
- a CDS encoding ABC transporter ATP-binding protein, with the protein MTDEPVLRAADLVVERGGERILDGLSLSISAGDRTLVRGPSGAGKTTLFQVLGLLATPDGGDLYVDGRAAGDLSERRRAALRRNRVGLVFQDFQLVEDLTAWENARLPQEHAGDVDEDWLADLFAALDIDDRREQYPGALSGGERQRVAIARALANRPSVVLADEPTGQLDPDTAEQVLDLLLSVQAEADAALAVISHDRGLTGRFADVYELADGRIDRA; encoded by the coding sequence ATGACCGACGAGCCGGTCCTCCGCGCGGCCGATCTGGTCGTCGAGCGCGGCGGCGAGCGCATCCTCGACGGCCTCTCGCTGTCGATCAGCGCGGGGGACCGCACCCTCGTTCGCGGCCCGAGCGGCGCGGGAAAGACGACGCTGTTTCAGGTGCTGGGCCTGCTGGCGACGCCCGACGGCGGCGACCTGTACGTCGACGGGCGGGCCGCGGGCGACCTCTCCGAGCGGCGTCGGGCCGCGCTGCGACGGAACCGCGTCGGCCTCGTCTTCCAGGACTTCCAGCTCGTCGAGGACCTGACCGCGTGGGAGAACGCCCGCCTGCCACAGGAGCACGCCGGCGACGTCGACGAGGACTGGCTGGCCGACCTCTTCGCGGCGCTCGACATCGACGACCGGCGGGAGCAGTACCCGGGCGCGCTCTCCGGCGGCGAGCGCCAGCGGGTCGCCATCGCCCGCGCGCTGGCCAACCGGCCGTCGGTCGTCCTGGCCGACGAGCCGACTGGGCAACTGGACCCGGACACGGCCGAGCAGGTGCTCGACCTGCTGCTGTCCGTGCAGGCCGAGGCGGACGCGGCTCTGGCCGTCATCAGCCACGACCGGGGCCTGACCGGGCGGTTCGCGGACGTCTACGAACTGGCCGACGGGCGGATCGACCGGGCCTGA
- a CDS encoding FtsX-like permease family protein translates to MSADGTRRARTAGLVRLGVARVRYRLLAGGTRQTLLSVLGVALAVTLVLSVTSVSLGLASQGEVRTEAADFWVVPAENQGSAIVGVEGTRFGRVHPVAERLNARDDVAHATPVLSDIARVRAGDGGEPTQVFVVGVVPAAEGGSVVGLPTDALSPGDPYYANGSYDGRWTGQAVLSKSAATTLNVSDGDRLRAVGSDERTYQLRVEESHPAQAPGLAQFPVAVVHLSEAQRLTGAAGSDNADRFLVDSTDPAVREALTGLYPESEVVSQRGLMAHNLQTSDLPLAMSVAAGLIAVVAGVLTIVTTTGFEVADDGESRAVLAAMGVSRSTRLGLIVTETVATAALGGLVGIAGWLAVVGVVAAAGESGAAVPTAVARPELAAYGLVLAVLVGLLSLPFLLLFARRSSLVEALPR, encoded by the coding sequence ATGAGCGCCGACGGGACGCGACGCGCCCGGACCGCGGGCCTCGTCCGGCTCGGAGTCGCGCGCGTCCGCTACCGCCTGCTGGCCGGCGGGACCCGGCAGACGCTGCTGTCCGTACTCGGCGTCGCGCTGGCCGTCACGCTGGTGCTGTCCGTGACCAGCGTGAGCCTCGGGCTGGCCTCGCAGGGCGAGGTGCGGACCGAGGCGGCCGACTTCTGGGTCGTCCCCGCGGAGAACCAGGGCAGCGCCATCGTCGGCGTCGAGGGGACGCGCTTCGGGCGGGTCCACCCGGTCGCCGAGCGGCTGAACGCCCGCGACGACGTGGCCCACGCGACGCCGGTGCTCTCGGACATCGCGCGCGTCCGGGCCGGCGACGGCGGCGAGCCGACGCAGGTGTTCGTCGTCGGGGTCGTCCCGGCGGCGGAGGGCGGCAGCGTCGTCGGCCTGCCGACCGACGCCCTCTCGCCGGGCGACCCCTACTACGCGAACGGGAGCTACGACGGCCGCTGGACGGGGCAGGCGGTCCTCTCGAAGAGCGCGGCGACGACGCTGAACGTCAGCGACGGCGACCGCCTGCGGGCCGTGGGGAGCGACGAGCGGACCTACCAGCTGCGGGTCGAGGAGAGCCACCCCGCGCAGGCGCCGGGGCTCGCGCAGTTCCCCGTCGCCGTCGTCCACCTCTCGGAGGCCCAGCGGCTGACCGGGGCCGCCGGCAGCGACAACGCCGACCGGTTCCTCGTCGACTCGACGGACCCCGCGGTCCGCGAGGCGCTGACCGGGCTCTACCCCGAGTCCGAGGTCGTCTCCCAGCGCGGGCTGATGGCACACAACCTCCAGACGTCGGACCTCCCGCTGGCGATGAGCGTCGCCGCCGGGCTGATCGCCGTCGTCGCCGGCGTGCTCACCATCGTCACGACGACCGGGTTCGAGGTGGCCGACGACGGCGAGTCCCGGGCCGTGCTGGCGGCGATGGGCGTCTCCCGATCGACGAGGCTCGGACTGATCGTCACGGAGACGGTCGCGACGGCCGCGCTGGGCGGCCTCGTCGGCATCGCCGGGTGGCTGGCGGTCGTCGGCGTCGTCGCCGCGGCCGGTGAAAGCGGCGCCGCCGTCCCGACTGCGGTCGCACGGCCGGAACTGGCGGCCTACGGGCTCGTCCTGGCCGTCCTCGTGGGACTGCTGTCGCTGCCGTTCCTGCTGCTGTTCGCCCGGAGATCGTCGCTCGTGGAGGCACTACCGAGATGA
- a CDS encoding ATP-binding cassette domain-containing protein, with product MTTVEGDAAAAAADRTVVCEGVSRVYRRGGGLFGGDADRLDVRALDDVSLGVYPGELTVVAGASGSGKSTLLHLLGALDVPSEGRVLVDGVSTRPTSRRASGRRCGSVGSASSSSGSTCCPR from the coding sequence GTGACTACTGTCGAGGGGGACGCGGCGGCTGCCGCCGCCGACCGGACGGTCGTCTGTGAGGGCGTCAGCCGCGTCTATCGCCGCGGCGGCGGGCTCTTCGGCGGCGACGCCGACCGGCTGGACGTCCGGGCGCTGGACGACGTGAGCCTCGGCGTCTATCCGGGCGAGCTGACGGTCGTCGCCGGCGCCAGCGGCAGCGGCAAGTCCACGCTGTTGCACCTGCTCGGGGCGCTGGACGTCCCCAGCGAGGGACGCGTGCTCGTCGACGGCGTGTCGACACGGCCGACCTCTCGGAGAGCGAGCGGGCGGCGCTGCGGCTCCGTCGGGTCGGCATCGTCTTCCAGCGGTTCCACCTGCTGCCCGCGCTGA